The Mus musculus strain C57BL/6J chromosome 16, GRCm38.p6 C57BL/6J DNA window AGAATTTTCTTTTCCCAGAGGTGTACCacagtcttttatttttgttgaactGGTTACTGGAATCTTTGGAAATGAGGGctaagtcctctgctgtgtaggtAAAATAGGGGATGGGATTTTCAGGCTCCATTGTCAGGAGCACCAGCAGGGCCATGACTGCAACTGCTCATGCCTCTCGGTCTGCCATGTTGTTGCCCCTGCTATCACGGTATGACTCTTCTGGTGACTAGGACAGTGGATGATGCTTACCTTGGCAGGGTCATAGAGGGGCCTCAGTAGAGCCAGTATTTGCTCtttgttcttaatttcttttcctcCTAACGTCAGTAGACCCCTCTGTTGATATATGGACCCATGGACGGGGGGtatggcaaaagcatacctgctatctgtgtagatgttgagtctttttctttttcctaatttCAAGGCCTTAGTGAGTGCAATCAGTTCTGCCTTTTGGGTCGATGTGTCCTCTGGCAGGGCCTGTGTCCAGATAATTTGGTATCCATTTACCATAGTTGTTCCAtcatgtcttttttcttcttctagatAGCTGCTTCCATCTGTGAACCAGTAacttctgtgccctctagtggctgGTCTATCAGATCTTCATGCCACCCATGTGCCTCtgcaagaacttgctgacagtcTGGGTCTGGGAGCAGGAGAGGATTCCcttaatcctgcagagacttgatgccccagggtgaaGAGAATGAGGGGAgagggcaccctctcagaggtgaagaggaggatgggtgggggaaagaactcaagaggggACCAGGAGGGGAGCAACATTTGTGatgttaataaatataataattattaataaaaaatctctagaaaaaaagaaatgttctcttTTAGGGCATATTACAGCTATTACATTCTCCACACATTGATCAGTGGACTCTTCACCAATACATGGCTTTGCTCTTTTTCAATATTGAATATGCTAAGTGCCAATAGTCAGTTTTACAATTCATTCAAAAAATGCAACAAAATAATGTGGGGTGTTTGGGAGCCagatcagtgggtaaaagtgcttgggGTACAAATCTGACAAATTGAGTTAATGCTCTGAATAAAGAAGCCAAACGCAATTGTGAGAaacttaaaattacttttatcaaAGCAGTTAGCCTGGCAAGGACTTACATTTTCTGAACCTTCCCCTTTATACCAATTAGCAAAGCACTCTAGACTGATGACTCTAGATAGTCCAGATGCTGCCACTACCTACGACTGGAATGCTCTTTACAGAAAGGACCCTGCTCAGACACCTACTGCCTTTTTGTGCGTTCCCAAGAACAGTCTTTGTTTGTAACAACTTGGGTGTTTGTCCCAGATTTCAAATCCATCATGAAAGAGGAAAAAGGCTACTTAGGAGAGAgcagtgcagaaaaaaaaaaggagaaaaagaaaagaggggaggcAGCTTTACCTGGACAGTCATAGAGAGACGAGCtgtagagagagaacaagctagtcacaggtgaagacagaatgggCCAGAGAATAAGGAGCTAGAAAATTAGAACCTATTGCTAAAGTTAGTATGAgggcaagcagagcaattcaggggaggcagggagaggaggaggggaaggaggaagaggtagagggggagatggagagggagagggaaggagaaaggcgggggggggggggggggagatggggaagaggaagatagggagagggagaggccagattgcatcagtcagcttggagaggagattgagtcagaacagctgagttgaatcagtcagccagagatcagaaagagcaaaaaagggtgagcttattcagcagcaagtctcagcgGATGAACActttctaggcctagattagaatGTTTGGAGGCTAGAAGCTCCCAGGATTAGGCCTGAGCTAGCAGACAAAGGCAGTAAGGCTCCAAGATGGCAGTTTTtagaggagaataaaagttacatttacatcgTTTCCATCCACAAATGTGCCTCAGAGCTGAGGAGAGATCAAAGCAAGATCTAGATGACAGTGCTTGGTCCCCATAACTACACTCTGCATGATGAGACATAGACTCATCCTTCTTGTATTGAGATCATGaaatttcttctcatttctttgcCTTGATTTTGGGCCTACATGCTAACTTAAGTGGGATGACATTTTAAAGGTCCATGTTTAATCTGCGAGATGCATGAATCTCACACAGACTTATGGTCAAATGGAGGATGGGTCCATTGATCATGGAGCTGAGCTCCCCATACACAAACAGTGGGCAGCTTGGTAGAGCTGATTTTCCCTTTCTACCTATTTGCAGGTCAACAGACTTGGCAACAGAGTTTTAAGTACCGAGGCACGTTACTATCCCTATCACGGTTTCACCAGAGCCTGGGGCTTCCCGCTCTGACAGTGACATTGCTCCTAtcatatttctatttctattttgcatTCAGAGAAAGAATTTAATCTGTTTCAGGCATGGGTTCTAATAACACCTCACTTTATGAATATATGAAAAGGAATGTAAAAGTATGAAAATGGTTCCTGGGGGCATAAGATCCAGTAGGTCAGACAGCAGGGGCACAAGATCCAATGGGTCAGACAGCGGGGGCATAAGAGCCAATGGGTCAGACAGCTCTGCCTTCTCATCTGCATGTGCAGCCAGTTAAGTTCTCCACACAGGAGTATATGCAGAATTTTTTACCTATTATgtcttagttttctattgctttgacagaacactgactttttaaaaaaattttctttctttaccttttGAATAGATTCTTtatacatacaatatatcctgattacacttttttccctccctctactccttccaGCCCCCCTCACATCCCATCTACTCCTCCCATCTTGGTCCTTTAGGAAAGAACAGACTTCTAAGAGATAAaagcaaaacataacaaaataaaatatggtaAAACAAACTCCATCTCATTAAAGTCGGACAAGGCAAAACAGCAGAAgggaaagagcccaagagaaggcacatgaATCAGAAACTATGTTGGtcacacactcagaaatcccaaaaGTACACTAACTGAAAGCTATATTATATATGAAGAGGACCTGGTGAAGACCCATGTATGCCCTGTCCTGttgctcagtctctgtgagttcataggaCCTTTACttagttgatttagagggccttgttttcctgGTATTCgccatctcctctggctcttaacttTTTTTCTGCCTCATTTTCCTTCATGTTCCCTGAGCTTTAAGGGGAGGTATTtcagagacatcccatttagataTGAGGGTTTCAagatctctctctgtttctctgtactctgtctgtctctgtccctgtctctctgtgtctctgtctctctctgtctctctgtgtctgtgtctgtctgtgtctgtctgtctgtctgtctgtctgtctatctctgtgtgtgtgtgtgagagagatattTGGTTatggatctctgtatttgttcctatctGCTGCGGAGAAAACCTGTCTGATGATAGCTGAATAGAAGGCCTTGATCTATAAGTATAGAGATATTGGGAGTCAATTCACTACCTATTTTTAAAGACCAGTAGTATTTGCTTTTACTCTAGGTGTCTGGGCCGTTTAGTTCTACTTCTTGGTCATCGGAGCTAAGTGTAGATTCCATTTCATGGAgcgggccttaagtcaaatcagacattggttggctattcaCGCAAGCTTTGAGCCActattgccctagcatatttgCAGCAGGACAGTATTGTAGAAGTAAGGTGTGTGGCTGAGTTGGCATGTTTatcttttggtagcctgcagagtatgTGTTCGTGTCACAGACCCTAAAACATACAGGTGAAGGTTCTTTGAAGGTACCAGCTTaacctctccatgttcaatgagttgagtaggtgttgtcttcagcaatgaggCCTTGCTGTTAGTTTGTCTTGGCATCAACCTGGGCTGTCTGAAGATTTCTATAGGACTCTTTTGGCTAAGAACTTAATTGGATGTAACCCAGTTCCAGTACTGGAAGCTtttttggtgacaagagatgaccAGTGGGGACTCTGTCTCCCTagttatttggtgatttcatttggATCACTTTCATGTATTTTAGGATGTTTCCACTGTACTAGGTTTCCATCATGCTCAAATGCCCCTCGGTTCTATGTTTCCCCCTGTATTCCCCACCCCCCCTGCCTCAACACCATCTCCCCTCAGCTCTCCCCTCAGCACCTGATCCTCCTGATCCAGTACAAGGCAAGCAAACAAGTAAAAGCGCCCAAGGGAAGGTATAAGAATCAGAAACCACCTTCTTCACACAGGAATTCATAAGAATACTaaactgaaagccataatatatataaagaggacCTGGTTCAGACCCACAAAATCTATTTTCCCCTCCCAAGGAGACCTATGTGTCACCCCATTCCCATCCTTTATACCTAACTGCTCTAGGTTTATAGATTGTAGCTTGCTTATCATTTTCTCACCaggtaatatccacatataaaccAATACTTACCATAACTATTCTAGATCTGGGTTACCTGGTTCCGGatggtttctttccttgtttcttccatttgcctacaaatttcatggcCTTGATTTTTAAACAGTTGAATAATActtttgtgtaaatgaaccactttTTCTTTATCTAATCTTCTAAGGGACATCTATGTTCTTTCCAATTTCTAGTTATTGTGAATCAAGCAGCAGtgagcatagttgagcaagtgttttgTGGTGCAAGCGTCCTTtcggtatatgcccaagagcggTAGagttgggtctttaggtagattgACTCCCATTTTTCTAAGAACTGATTCCCATAgcagttgtacaagtttgcactcccatcagcaatggaggactgttccctTTACTCTACATCCTGgctagcatgagctgtcacttgtattattgatctcagccattctgacaggtgtaaggtggaatttcagagtaatttgatttacatttccctgatggctaaggatgttgaataaaTGTTTTGCAGACATTCCGAGTTTCTTCTCTGGAAAAttgtctgtttagatctgtacacattttttattggattattCAGTTTTtagatatctagtttcttgagttcttgataTATTTTGGATAGTAGCCCTCTAGTGGATGGTAGAATTTTAAATCCTATATTGAATGTATATGGAGAAGTGAACAGCCTATCTTATTCTTGATTTTTGTGGAATTGTCCTGAGTTTCTTTCCATTAAGTTGATGTCTCTAtgggcttgctgtaaactgcctttactGTGCTTAGATAAGTCGGTTGTAACCTTAATctcttcaggatttttttttttttccatgaaggagtgttgggttttgtcaaaggctttttcttcatctaatgagataattctgtggggttttttctctttcagtttgtcTATATGGTATatgacatttattgatttatgttgaaacatccctgcatctctggaatgaagtctacttaatcatggtggatgatcttttcatgtgtttttagATTCAGTGTTcaagcattttattatttttgcatctattttAATAGGGAAATCAGtctgtaattctctctctctttggttgggAGATGTTGAATAAATGCTTCTATTTCATTCACTGGGGGTTATAGGTCTGTTTAAAAgacttatctgatcttgatttaactttagtaaacTAAATTACCTATGGAGAAAACtatctatttcttttagattttccaatttggtgaaGTATAGATTTTTTAATGGATATACTTATGATTTTCTGAATTTCCTCAGTATTTGTTGTtatatttcctttttcatttctaatgttattaatttggatattatctctctACCTTTTAGCTAATTTGGATATAGGTTTGTTTATCTTATTGATTTCCTCAAGAACCAAATATTTCttcattgattctttatattgtagttcagtttctattttattgatttcagtctcaagtttgattatttcttgctgtataTTCCTTTTGAGTGTAATTTCTTCTGTGagttctagagttttcagttgAGCTGTTAAATTGCttgtatgagatctctccaagtTTATTAATGTATGCACTTGcatcttagaactgctttcattgtgtcccataaatttgggcatATTGTGTATTCATTCCTAGTCTAGAATGTCTTAAATTGATTTCTATTAATtcaaaatgatttatttacttttattttgtaaaataaatatgaatattcttttttcttggttTGTACAGTTagggttttgattattatgtccTGTggagatttcttttctggtccaatctgtttggtgttctgcatACCTCTTGTACTTTTATAGGCATCTCCTTAAtgttagggaatttttcttctatgattttgttgaaaatatttttctgggaTTTTGATCtgggtttcttttctctcctctattcttagatttttgtctttttatagtgtcctagatttcctggatcttttgtACCAGGagttttttagatttaatatgttctttgatgatatatccatttcttctatcatatctttaATACCtatgattctctcttccatctgttgtattctgtttgtgaagcTTGCTTCTGTTGTTTTTGATCAAATTCCTAATTCCtatataaatcatttttaaatgaatagaaaTCAATTTAAGACAGTCTAGACTAGGAATGAATacacaatatacccaaatttaTAGGACACAATTTCTCTAAAATTCCctgagtttgtgttttctttattgatactATTTCCAtgttcaggtcttgaacagtaaaaactcatttccttccactatttgtgttttcctagaTTTatggaatttattcatttcttttaaaaatgagctcTATCATATTCACAAAGGCTGTTTTTTAAGATCTTTTCCTTGTGCTTAACCTATGTAGGGATATACAGCACTCACTGTGTTAGGTTTGTTGTGCTCTAATGGAGACATTTTCATGCTGGCATCTAGGCCTCTGGCATTAGGGAGTTTACAGTTCTAGTGATGagatctggttttgtttttcctcagagGGTTTTGGGTTCCTTGGTTTGTTTCTTCAATGATTTTTTGGAGTGTGCTGTCTATAGATTTTCTGTTGATGTGATAGATGTGGCCACTGGTGGTACCAGGCAAAATGTGTCTGTGGGTACTGGGAGCTGACACTTAGGTATGTATGGGGATGGGTTGGGACTTGAGGGGGTCCACAGGAGGGAGGAAAACGAGTGTTTCACCAGTGTTCCCTTGAATGGGGACAGAGAGTGAAAGGAGCTTACCCCAGAAGGTCTGCTGGAGAGCCAGACATGATCCTGGGGGATTGGATCAGGAGAAACAGAAGAAGTGAAGATCTGTAGTCAGCTTCTCTACTTCCCTGGCAGAGGTTGCCTGTGGTTTAGTGTGGAATATATGCTAGAGTTGGGTGCTGAGATAAAGCAATGTATGGAGGGCGGgcgggaagaaggagaagaagggggtggggaggggaggaggatgaggtctgtgggatccacaggaggtatgggtaggggagaagggaaggctgTCACAGGTGTTCTGTGACAGAAATAGGGACGTAGCTAGGGCACTGAGTTTGGAGAGGAAGTGGTGAAAGTCTTCAGTAAGCTTACCTGACTCCCTGGTCTGTTCAGCTTCTGTGTTTAGAGGGGATGCTTGCTGCTGTTGGAAGGTGGGATAATGGGATAAGTTGGAAGTTTGGAAGAGAAGATCTTTGTGATCCATGGGGGATGAGGTCACAGACAAAAGGGAGACAGCACCAGgtgctctactgctgagctgGGGGTGGGACTGGGGAATTGGAtctggaggagcagaaggagagggaaagatgtGCAGTCAGCCCACCTGCTTTCTTGGCAGCAgtctgaccaaagcaacttacaaaagaaacagTATGATTGGCTGTATGGTTCCAAATGGTTAAAGTTCACGATGATTGAGCAAAAGCATGTCAGCAAGAATAGCTGAAAGCTCACATCTTAAACTGCAAGtaggagacagggagagatgtTGGGAATGGTCCcagccttttgaaacctcaaagctagcCTGTAGTGATGCACCccttctaacaaagccacacctcttaatagtccccaaacagttccaccaactggggattaagaattcaaacatatgagcctctgGGACCATTCTCATTCGAACCGCCATTTATTACAACGTTCTTTTCTTGATATATAGCCTCaatatgtagctcaagctggcttcaaatccataatcctcctgccttcacttcttGAATGCTAGGAAGTTTTACTTCTCTTCAAGCTTGATTTCATATTTCATTTTACCTAGAGCTATCAGGAAATGTTTTTAGAGTATTTATACATATTTGAGTATCCCATCTAGAGAACTGTTCTTGTATGGAGTGAAATGCACAAGCAGGACCTCAGGGAGATTGGTTGGTGTGACCAGACTGATCTTCCAAGTCTGACAGTGCTCTGTGACTCTAAGACATATCAACACTGCTAGGCTCCTGAACTTTTAAATACCAAGGTTTCCAGAATGTCCACATAGACTGGGTGTCATTGGAACCTCCAATATGTTCCATATGTGACATTGCTGAGGACAAGGAGAGGGTCTCAAGGATTCTAGCCAGAAGGCTTTTGGCAGGTGTGCTGAGAAGAGCTAAAAATGATGTATTTCTCACAGGAATAAGGCATGGGAAGTGTTCACATTCATCTTGAGTACATTTCATCTATAAAATTATAGATTAACTCAATTTATAGTTtaggaaattattttatataattagtttaatttttatgttGAGCTTGAACACTTTCTCTATTGGTGGCTGCTTTTAGGCCTACATGGTTAAGTCATTTTGTTGCCACCCACGGTGCTAGGAAAGGTCCTTGAGATTGGCACAGTGTGTGGGAACAGTCATGAAAGGATCACAAATGACTGTCACAGGGGCTAAACTTTAACAGCTCTCAAATGTCACACTATATTCATGCTTTGTTGTTCTGTCATGTTGCCTTTCTCCATTTCTGGAAAATTGAAAAGTACGCACTGGTTGGCGGGTTTCTGAATACACAGAGCTTTCAGGTGCGGCCCAATAGTGGCCACGGTAGCCTGTCCTTCTGAGACATTCTAATTGGCCCCGCTGTCTTGTAAACACAACTTTTCATAAACGTAGTGAGTGGACCCAGGTATCAAAACAAGCATGTTGTCTCACTGAAAACAGCCTCGGAATGTGGTCTCTCTGAGGGATAAACACGTGTTCTCTAATCATGCTTCTATGGCATCCAGGGCTAAGAACCACGAACGTCTCCTAGGGTTTTCCTGTGCATGCATATCACATGTGCGCTGGCTTTAACCCCAGAGGCAATTAGTTACAATAGCAACATCATATGCCATTTATAAACATCACTGATCATTATGAAATTCCAAGGCTGTGTTTaccttttttttccaaaaaaagcCATTAAATATTCCACAGCCCCTCATTAGGATTTTCCTCAGGAACTGAAGGTAGGAGCTAGGCTGCTCTGTGTAAATCAGCTGATGTTTGTTGTCAGAACACCTGGTGAATCGGAATGAATTAGGGGAGGGATATGAGGGACACATCTGAATTTGGACAGATGATTTTCTTGACTTTTGCTTGAGACAGGCCATCAGGCACTTGAACTCCTGGGGTTCAACTACCCACCTAGCCTATCAGGTTTGAGTAGCTGGGGTTGaaatttctcttcatcttttcACGAATTTTGAAGAGCTGGCAACTTAACACCTCTTTGTGAGTACTGATGTAAATCTTAGCTTTCTCTCAGCAAGCCACAATTTCAGAATAATATCCCTTTTGGGTACAATttgcaagaaaaagaaacagcaagATGCTATGCTACCACCAGGTGGCACAGCTTTAATAACCAAGAAGAAATGCCAGAGCACCCAAGATCCGCTGTCAGGTGCGGAGAAACGCACCGCGGTTAGGGTGGCCATCACTCTTCCGTTGGCTTTGTGGTCAGCGGGGAGCCCGGTTGATCTGTCCGTCTATCAGGCTCTGTTGCTGAACCTAACCTCGACGGCAGCTGGGCCTGGGCACTCCGAGAGGTGTAGCTGGAGAGGGTTCGAATTTCAGGAGGCTCCCACTGGCTGCGCTCACTCTGGACCGCCGGAGGCTGAGGCCCGGGTCCGCGAACCACGGTTCACTAGTTCTGGTCTCGTGGCGGAGGTGCCAGGACTCGAGCTGCGGAGCCTTGATCCCTGTTCCGCCTTTGCTATGTCTGAAGGCGTCCTGCTTTGCGCGTGTCGGGGCCAAATCCAGATTTTCATTTCGCTCCAGGCTTGGACGGCTAAGTAGGTCCAAACCGCACaaacaggaaggagggaaggcaAGGAGTGCGGGCAGAGGGCGGGTCGTTCCCAGCAGCACCCCAGTCCCTCCCCGCTCCGGTCTCCGACCCACTGGGGCCGGGGCGGGGCGTGCGCGTCAGCTGGGGCTAGAAAAGGCGGCGGTCCGGCCCGGCGAGGTGACAGCCCAACTTGGACGCCAGGTCCGGCCGACGCCGCCATGAGCGCCGCGCTTTTCAGCCTGGACAGCCCGGTGCGCGGCACACCCTGGCCCACAGAACCCGCGGCCTTCTACGAGCCAGGCAGGGTGGACAAGCCCGGCCGAGGGCCCGAGCCAGGGGATCTGGGGGAGCTGGGCTCCACGACTCCTGCCATGTACGACGACGAGAGCGCCATCGACTTCAGCGCCTACATTGACTCCATGGCCGCCGTGCCCACCCTAGAGCTGTGCCACGACGAACTCTTCGCCGACCTCTTCAACAGCAACCACAAAGCGGCCGGCGCGGGCGGCCTGGAGCTGCTGCAGGGCGGCCCTACGCGACCCCCGGGTGTGGGGTCTGTCGCTAGGGGGCCGCTCAAGCGCGAACCCGACTGGGGCGACGGCGACGCGCCGGGCTCCCTGCTGCCGGCGCAAGTGGCGGTGTGCGCGCAGACAGTGGTGAGCTTGGCGGCCGCGGCTCAGCCCACTCCACCCACTTCGCCGGAGCCTCCTCGAGGCAGCCCGGGGCCGAGCCTCGCGCCCGGCACAGTCCGAGAAAAGGGCGCGGGCAAGAGGGGTCCGGACCGCGGCAGCCCGGAGTACCGGCAGCGGCGCGAGCGCAACAACATCGCTGTGCGCAAGAGCCGCGACAAGGCCAAGCGCCGCAACCAGGAGATGCAGCAGAAGCTGGTGGAGTTGTCGGCCGAGAACGAGAAGCTGCATCAGCGCGTGGAGCAGCTCACCCGGGACCTGGCTGGCCTCCGGCAGTTCTTCAAAAAACTGCCCAGCCCGCCTTTCCTGCCGCCCACCGGCGCCGACTGCCGGTAACGCGCGGCGTGGGCCTTTGAGACTCTGAACGACCTATACCTCAGACCCCGACAGCGGGGAGCAGACGCCGCCCGAATCGCTAGTTTCTTTGGGACCTGCGAGCGACAGGAAGCTGCAGCTTGGGCACTGGACTGCGAGAGAAGCTATATTAATCTTTccccttaaattattttttataatggtAGCATTTTCTACGTCTTATTACCATTGCAGCTAAGGTACATTTGTAGAAAAGACATTTCCGACAGACTTTTGTAGATAAGAGGAAGAGACTGCGCAtgctttttatattcatttttacaGTATTTGTAAGAATAAAGAAGCATTTAAATCGCTGCAGCTTCCTATGTTCATTCTCTCCCGCACACAACATACTGAGACTTCACCAGGGAAAAGCAAGCACCTGGGAGCCACCCGACCAGGTGCGTTGCCCACACGGGGTAAGGAG harbors:
- the Cebpd gene encoding CCAAT/enhancer-binding protein delta, whose amino-acid sequence is MSAALFSLDSPVRGTPWPTEPAAFYEPGRVDKPGRGPEPGDLGELGSTTPAMYDDESAIDFSAYIDSMAAVPTLELCHDELFADLFNSNHKAAGAGGLELLQGGPTRPPGVGSVARGPLKREPDWGDGDAPGSLLPAQVAVCAQTVVSLAAAAQPTPPTSPEPPRGSPGPSLAPGTVREKGAGKRGPDRGSPEYRQRRERNNIAVRKSRDKAKRRNQEMQQKLVELSAENEKLHQRVEQLTRDLAGLRQFFKKLPSPPFLPPTGADCR